A window from Sinorhizobium fredii encodes these proteins:
- a CDS encoding CoA-acylating methylmalonate-semialdehyde dehydrogenase, which produces MYEVGHFIDGKRVAGKSGRVSNIFNPATGEVQGTVALASDAELAAAVESAKAAQVKWAATNPQRRARVFIKFVQLLNENMNELAEMLSREHGKTIDDAKGDVVRGLEVCEFVIGIPHLQKSEFTEGAGPGIDMYSIRQPVGVGAGITPFNFPAMIPMWMFAPAIACGNAFILKPSERDPSVPIRLAELMIEAGLPAGVLNVVNGDKGAVDAILTHPDIAAVSFVGSTPIARYVYGTAAMNGKRAQCFGGAKNHMIIMPDADLDQAANALIGAGYGSAGERCMAISVAVPVGEETANRLIDKLTPMVESLRIGPYTDEKADMGPVVTKEAEQRIRSLIDSGIEQGAKLVVDGRDFKLQGYEDGHFIGGCLFDHVTPDMDIYKTEIFGPVLSVVRAKNYEEALSLPMKHEYGNGVAIYTRDGDAARDFASRINIGMVGVNVPIPVPLAYHSFGGWKSSSFGDLNQHGPDSIKFWTRTKTITERWPSGIKDGAEFSIPTMR; this is translated from the coding sequence ATGTATGAAGTAGGACATTTCATCGACGGCAAGCGCGTCGCCGGCAAGAGCGGCCGCGTCAGCAACATCTTCAACCCGGCAACGGGCGAAGTTCAGGGCACCGTGGCGCTGGCGAGCGACGCGGAGCTTGCAGCCGCCGTCGAGAGCGCCAAGGCCGCGCAGGTCAAGTGGGCCGCCACCAACCCGCAGCGCCGCGCCCGCGTCTTCATCAAGTTCGTTCAGCTCCTGAACGAGAACATGAACGAACTGGCCGAGATGCTCTCCCGCGAGCACGGCAAGACCATTGACGATGCCAAGGGCGATGTCGTCCGCGGTCTTGAAGTCTGCGAATTCGTCATCGGCATTCCGCACCTGCAGAAGAGCGAGTTCACCGAAGGTGCCGGCCCTGGCATCGACATGTACTCGATCCGCCAGCCGGTCGGCGTCGGCGCCGGCATCACGCCCTTCAACTTCCCGGCAATGATCCCGATGTGGATGTTCGCGCCGGCGATCGCCTGCGGCAACGCCTTCATCCTGAAGCCCTCCGAGCGCGATCCGTCCGTGCCGATTCGCCTTGCCGAACTGATGATCGAGGCCGGCCTGCCGGCCGGTGTCCTGAACGTCGTCAACGGCGACAAGGGCGCGGTCGACGCGATCCTGACTCATCCCGACATCGCCGCCGTCTCCTTCGTCGGCTCGACCCCGATCGCCCGTTACGTCTACGGAACCGCGGCGATGAACGGCAAGCGCGCCCAGTGCTTCGGCGGCGCCAAGAACCACATGATCATCATGCCCGATGCCGATCTCGACCAGGCCGCCAACGCGCTGATCGGCGCCGGTTACGGCTCTGCCGGCGAGCGCTGCATGGCGATCTCGGTCGCGGTTCCGGTCGGCGAGGAAACCGCCAACCGCCTGATCGACAAGCTGACGCCGATGGTCGAGAGCCTGCGCATCGGCCCCTATACGGACGAAAAGGCCGATATGGGCCCGGTCGTCACCAAGGAGGCCGAACAGCGCATCCGCAGCCTCATCGACAGCGGTATCGAACAGGGTGCGAAGCTCGTCGTCGACGGCCGCGATTTCAAGCTGCAGGGCTATGAGGACGGCCATTTCATCGGCGGCTGCCTGTTCGACCACGTCACGCCGGACATGGACATCTACAAGACGGAGATCTTCGGCCCGGTTCTTTCGGTCGTCCGTGCCAAGAACTACGAGGAAGCTCTGTCGCTGCCGATGAAGCACGAATATGGCAACGGCGTCGCGATCTACACCCGCGACGGCGATGCGGCCCGCGACTTCGCCTCCCGCATCAATATCGGCATGGTCGGCGTCAACGTGCCGATCCCGGTTCCGCTCGCCTACCACTCCTTCGGCGGCTGGAAGTCGTCGTCCTTCGGCGATCTCAACCAGCACGGCCCGGATTCGATCAAGTTCTGGACCCGGACCAAAACCATCACCGAGCGGTGGCCCTCGGGCATCAAGGACGGCGCGGAGTTCTCGATCCCGACGATGCGCTGA
- a CDS encoding YjgN family protein codes for MVLAEPLAAQSVGQGSFGRAGHGDFQRLSFTGSGSEYFGIWIVNILLTIVTLGIYSAWAKVRRNRYFYGNTVLLGRGFEYHARGGQILIGRIIVFAYLVLYNVLLTFAPFAGIALVLLFLCFVPWLVARGLRFSARVTSYRNVRFDFVGRAGGAFLAFIVGPFLAAVTLGILAPLASRWTYRYIGSNLRYGQRAFSTEPSVGVIYKSWGISAAIIVLGLLIVGFIAFLNIALFATAIESPDLLPADMQMSLVTLMVLGYILFFAIFGVAALVYRAGVRNVAWSATTFDGKHRLLSDLSRLRYTWIAISNVVVTLLTLGLMRPWAAVRMARYVNEHTGVRFEGNVGEIFSAIAQEGSAVGAEFMDIEGFDFGF; via the coding sequence ATGGTTTTGGCTGAGCCGTTGGCGGCACAGAGTGTCGGGCAGGGCAGTTTCGGGCGCGCCGGTCACGGCGATTTTCAGCGCCTGTCATTTACCGGCAGCGGCAGCGAGTATTTCGGCATCTGGATCGTCAACATACTGCTGACGATTGTCACGCTCGGCATCTATTCCGCCTGGGCCAAGGTGCGCCGCAATCGCTATTTCTACGGCAACACAGTGCTCCTCGGCCGCGGGTTCGAATATCATGCCAGGGGTGGGCAGATCCTGATCGGCCGGATCATCGTCTTCGCCTATCTGGTGCTCTACAACGTGCTCCTGACCTTCGCACCGTTCGCCGGCATCGCGCTCGTTCTATTGTTTCTCTGTTTCGTCCCGTGGCTCGTCGCCCGGGGCTTGCGCTTCAGCGCGCGGGTGACGAGCTACCGCAATGTCCGCTTCGATTTCGTCGGCCGCGCCGGCGGCGCCTTTCTCGCCTTCATCGTCGGCCCGTTCCTTGCGGCGGTGACGCTCGGGATCCTTGCGCCGCTCGCCAGCCGCTGGACCTATCGCTACATCGGCAGCAATCTGCGTTACGGGCAAAGAGCCTTTTCCACCGAACCCTCGGTCGGGGTAATTTATAAGTCCTGGGGTATTTCGGCGGCGATCATTGTTCTCGGGCTGTTGATTGTCGGCTTCATCGCCTTCCTCAACATTGCGCTTTTTGCGACGGCGATCGAGAGCCCCGACTTGCTTCCGGCCGACATGCAGATGTCGCTCGTCACGCTGATGGTGCTCGGCTACATCCTGTTTTTTGCGATCTTCGGTGTGGCGGCGCTGGTCTACCGTGCCGGCGTGCGCAATGTCGCCTGGTCCGCCACCACCTTCGACGGCAAGCACCGGCTCTTGAGCGATCTCTCGCGCCTGCGCTACACTTGGATCGCCATCTCGAACGTCGTCGTGACGCTTCTAACGCTCGGCCTGATGCGGCCCTGGGCCGCCGTCCGGATGGCGCGCTACGTCAACGAACACACCGGCGTCCGATTCGAGGGCAATGTCGGCGAGATCTTCTCGGCGATCGCCCAGGAAGGTTCGGCGGTCGGTGCCGAATTCATGGATATCGAAGGCTTCGACTTTGGCTTCTGA
- a CDS encoding M48 family metallopeptidase, with translation MASDNSAFAHGEWHPPGSSRSVTSGLAEAGERLVASDETGAELAGGSLSAIEISARVGRIPRRVTFPDGSLFETDDNDAIDRFLSRKGRSGAGLVHWLERFHPRLIAFVAATILLGALIYRYALPALVEVAIAVTPPIVPQIMSASTLETMDRTLLGETKLDEARRGRIVDGFRRIAALSAAGEAAYTLNFREGGPMGPNAFALPDGTLIVTDELVELAGNDTEMIVGVLAHEIGHVEHKHSLRQIYRAAGVAALIMLIAGDIGSGAEDVLVEGGGLLALSYSRAAEAEADRHSVELMMKAGRDPTAIARFFELLETKLDDHSDTSIFSTHPGTPERRKAILELIAELRKG, from the coding sequence TTGGCTTCTGACAATTCGGCCTTTGCGCATGGCGAGTGGCATCCCCCGGGGTCGAGCCGCTCAGTGACCTCCGGCCTCGCTGAGGCCGGGGAGCGGCTGGTCGCCAGTGACGAAACCGGTGCGGAACTCGCTGGGGGCAGCCTTTCGGCCATCGAAATCTCCGCGCGGGTCGGCCGCATCCCGCGCCGGGTCACCTTCCCCGATGGTTCTCTTTTCGAGACCGACGACAACGACGCGATCGACCGCTTCCTGTCGCGCAAGGGCCGGAGCGGGGCAGGGCTTGTCCACTGGCTGGAGCGCTTCCACCCGCGGCTGATCGCCTTCGTCGCGGCGACCATCCTGCTCGGTGCGTTGATCTACCGCTACGCGCTGCCGGCCCTCGTCGAAGTCGCCATCGCCGTCACGCCGCCGATCGTGCCCCAGATCATGTCGGCGAGCACGCTCGAGACCATGGATCGGACGCTGCTTGGCGAAACGAAGCTGGATGAGGCGCGGCGCGGCAGGATCGTTGACGGGTTCCGGCGTATCGCGGCGCTCTCGGCCGCGGGTGAGGCGGCCTATACGCTGAACTTCCGCGAAGGTGGTCCGATGGGTCCCAACGCCTTCGCCCTGCCCGATGGTACTCTCATCGTGACGGATGAGCTCGTCGAACTTGCCGGTAATGACACGGAGATGATCGTCGGCGTGCTGGCGCACGAAATCGGCCATGTCGAGCACAAGCACAGCCTCAGGCAGATCTATCGCGCGGCGGGGGTTGCCGCACTCATCATGCTGATCGCTGGCGATATCGGATCGGGAGCCGAAGATGTTCTGGTGGAGGGAGGCGGCCTGCTCGCGCTCTCCTATTCGCGCGCCGCGGAAGCGGAAGCGGACCGGCATTCCGTCGAGCTGATGATGAAGGCTGGCCGCGATCCGACGGCGATCGCCCGCTTCTTCGAGCTGCTGGAGACGAAGCTCGACGATCATTCCGACACGAGCATCTTCTCGACCCATCCCGGGACGCCGGAGCGCCGCAAGGCGATCCTCGAGCTGATTGCCGAACTGCGGAAGGGCTAA
- a CDS encoding acyl-CoA thioesterase — MVVLMTPDMANFSGKVHGGALLNLLDRVAFSCASRYSKQYAVTLSVDQVVFRQPIHVGELVHFRASINYAGRTSMEVGIRVEAENIRTGERRHTNSCYFTMVAVDAEGRPMSVPPYRPEPGITERRYRAAEVRRELRREFEERFRSAGSTAVSGGV; from the coding sequence ATGGTCGTGCTGATGACCCCCGACATGGCGAATTTCAGCGGCAAGGTGCATGGCGGCGCGCTCCTCAACCTCCTCGATCGGGTCGCCTTCTCCTGCGCCTCGCGCTACTCAAAGCAATATGCGGTGACACTCTCCGTCGACCAGGTGGTTTTCCGCCAGCCGATCCATGTCGGCGAACTGGTGCACTTTCGGGCTTCCATCAACTATGCCGGCCGAACCTCGATGGAGGTCGGAATCCGGGTCGAAGCGGAGAACATCCGCACCGGCGAACGGAGGCACACCAACTCCTGCTATTTCACCATGGTGGCCGTCGACGCGGAAGGCCGGCCGATGAGCGTGCCGCCCTACCGCCCCGAGCCCGGCATAACGGAACGCCGCTACCGCGCCGCCGAGGTCCGGCGGGAACTGCGCCGGGAGTTCGAGGAACGGTTCCGGTCTGCCGGCTCCACGGCCGTTTCCGGCGGAGTTTAG
- a CDS encoding Fe(3+) ABC transporter substrate-binding protein has translation MLASKTLIGTLSVAAAFLALTAPARADGEVNIYSYRQPDLIKPLLDAFTKETGITANVLFLDKGLVERIQAEGANSPADVILTVDISRLTEARDAGVTQPLVNETINKDIPAHFRDPDGNWFGLTTRGRVIYASKERVPQNDITYEELADPKWKGKFCTRDGQHSYNVGLFASMIAHHGEAETEKWLTGLRDNLSKKPDGGDRDQAKAIFAGECDIALGNSYYVGLMLTNEKEPEQKEWASAIKVLFPNAKDRGTHVNISGMALAKNAPNKDNAIKLMEFLSAGEAQKIYAEQVFEYPVLPGAEPSDVVKSFGTIKPDTLPLAEIAANRKKASELVDKVGYNDGPQD, from the coding sequence ATGCTTGCCTCTAAAACGCTGATCGGCACCCTGTCGGTCGCGGCGGCGTTCCTTGCCTTGACGGCGCCTGCCCGCGCCGATGGCGAGGTCAACATCTATTCGTACCGCCAGCCCGATCTTATCAAGCCGCTGCTCGACGCCTTCACCAAGGAGACCGGCATCACCGCCAATGTGCTCTTCCTCGACAAGGGCCTCGTCGAGCGCATCCAGGCGGAGGGCGCGAACTCTCCGGCCGATGTGATCCTGACCGTCGACATCAGCCGCCTGACCGAGGCGAGGGACGCCGGCGTGACCCAGCCGCTCGTCAACGAGACGATCAACAAGGACATTCCGGCGCATTTCCGTGACCCGGACGGCAACTGGTTCGGCCTGACGACCCGCGGCCGCGTCATCTATGCGTCGAAGGAACGCGTGCCGCAGAACGACATCACTTATGAGGAGCTCGCCGACCCGAAATGGAAGGGCAAGTTCTGCACCCGCGACGGCCAGCATTCCTACAATGTCGGCCTGTTCGCCTCGATGATCGCCCACCACGGCGAGGCCGAGACGGAAAAGTGGCTGACGGGGCTCAGGGACAATCTGTCGAAAAAGCCCGATGGCGGCGACCGTGACCAGGCAAAGGCGATCTTTGCCGGCGAATGCGATATCGCGCTCGGCAACAGCTACTATGTCGGTCTCATGCTGACCAACGAGAAGGAGCCCGAGCAGAAGGAATGGGCTTCGGCCATCAAGGTCCTCTTCCCGAACGCGAAGGACCGCGGCACGCATGTCAACATCTCCGGCATGGCGCTCGCGAAGAACGCCCCGAACAAGGACAACGCCATCAAGCTGATGGAATTCCTTTCGGCCGGCGAAGCGCAGAAGATCTATGCCGAGCAGGTCTTCGAATACCCGGTGCTTCCGGGTGCCGAGCCGTCTGACGTCGTCAAGTCCTTCGGGACGATCAAGCCGGACACCCTGCCGCTTGCCGAGATTGCCGCAAACCGGAAGAAGGCGTCGGAACTGGTCGACAAGGTCGGCTACAACGATGGGCCGCAAGACTAG
- the rirA gene encoding iron-responsive transcriptional regulator RirA, which yields MRLTKQTNYAVRMLMYCAANGEKLSRIPEIAKAYGVSELFLFKILQPLTKAGLVETVRGRNGGVRLPKPASEISLFDVVKVTEDSFAMAECFEAGEVDCPLVDSCGLNAALRKALNAFFEVLEGYTIDDLVKARPQINFLLGLDTGSQPQPSAA from the coding sequence ATGCGTCTGACGAAGCAAACAAACTACGCAGTTCGCATGCTGATGTACTGTGCTGCGAATGGCGAGAAGCTCAGCCGCATTCCTGAAATCGCCAAAGCGTACGGTGTTTCCGAGCTGTTTCTGTTCAAGATCTTGCAGCCCTTGACCAAGGCGGGTCTGGTGGAAACCGTGCGCGGCCGCAATGGCGGCGTTCGGCTGCCGAAGCCGGCCTCGGAGATCAGCCTCTTTGACGTGGTCAAGGTGACGGAGGACAGCTTCGCCATGGCCGAATGCTTCGAGGCGGGGGAGGTCGACTGTCCTCTGGTCGACAGTTGCGGCCTCAATGCCGCGTTGCGCAAAGCGTTGAACGCCTTCTTCGAGGTACTCGAGGGCTATACGATCGACGATCTCGTCAAGGCGCGACCGCAGATCAACTTCCTTCTGGGTTTGGACACCGGTTCGCAGCCGCAGCCCTCTGCCGCCTGA
- a CDS encoding ABC transporter substrate-binding protein — protein MKKLTTLFAATALATLMAGTAWSKTFVFCSEGSPEGFDPGLYTAGTTFDASAHTVYNRLLEFKKGTTETEPGLAESWTISDDGLEYTFKLRPGVKFQTTEFFTPTRELNADDVVFSLERQWKSDNPWHGYVTGGSWEYFAGMGLPELLESIEKVDDMTVKIKLKRKEAPFLANLAMPFASIMSKEYADKLQAEGKMNQLNQMPLGTGPFSFVAYQQDAVIRYKAHPDYWGGKQKIDDLVFSITTDAAVRFQKLQAGECHLMPYPNAADVEAMKADPNLKVMEQAGLNVAYLAYNTTQAPFDKVEVRKALNKAINKQAIVDAVFQGQATPATNPIPPTMWSYNEHLEEDTYEPEVAKKMLEDAGVKDLSMKVWAMPVARPYMLNARRAAEMMQADFAKIGVKVEIVTYEWAEYLEKSKAKDRDGAVILGWTGDNGDPDNFLDTLLGCDAVGGNNRAQWCNKEFDDLVTKAKEASDVAERTKLYEEAQVVFKREAPWATLDHSLSIVPMRKNVEGFVQSPLGDFAFDGVDIVE, from the coding sequence ATGAAAAAGCTCACGACTCTCTTCGCAGCGACGGCGCTCGCCACGCTGATGGCCGGCACTGCCTGGTCGAAAACGTTCGTCTTTTGCTCGGAAGGCTCGCCGGAGGGTTTTGACCCCGGCCTCTACACGGCCGGTACAACGTTCGACGCTTCCGCGCATACCGTCTATAACCGCCTGCTCGAGTTCAAGAAGGGCACGACGGAAACCGAGCCGGGGCTCGCCGAGAGCTGGACGATCTCCGACGACGGCCTCGAATACACCTTCAAGCTTCGTCCCGGCGTCAAGTTCCAGACGACCGAGTTCTTCACCCCGACCCGCGAACTGAACGCCGACGACGTCGTCTTCTCGCTCGAGCGCCAGTGGAAGTCCGACAATCCGTGGCACGGCTATGTAACCGGCGGTTCCTGGGAATACTTCGCCGGCATGGGGCTGCCCGAGCTGCTCGAGTCGATCGAGAAGGTCGACGACATGACCGTCAAGATCAAGCTGAAGCGGAAAGAAGCTCCCTTCCTCGCCAACCTGGCCATGCCCTTCGCTTCGATCATGTCGAAGGAATATGCCGACAAGCTGCAGGCCGAAGGCAAGATGAACCAGCTGAACCAGATGCCGCTCGGCACCGGTCCCTTCTCCTTCGTCGCCTATCAGCAGGATGCCGTCATCCGTTACAAGGCTCACCCGGATTACTGGGGCGGAAAGCAGAAGATCGACGACCTGGTCTTTTCGATCACGACCGATGCGGCCGTCCGCTTCCAGAAGCTTCAGGCCGGCGAATGCCACCTGATGCCGTATCCGAACGCGGCTGACGTCGAGGCGATGAAGGCTGATCCGAACCTCAAGGTGATGGAACAGGCCGGCCTCAACGTCGCCTATCTCGCCTACAACACCACGCAGGCGCCTTTCGACAAGGTCGAAGTGCGCAAGGCGCTGAACAAGGCGATCAACAAGCAGGCGATCGTCGACGCCGTCTTCCAGGGGCAGGCTACGCCGGCGACGAACCCGATCCCGCCGACGATGTGGTCCTATAACGAACATCTCGAAGAGGACACCTACGAGCCGGAAGTGGCAAAGAAGATGCTTGAGGACGCCGGCGTCAAGGACCTGTCGATGAAGGTCTGGGCGATGCCCGTCGCGCGGCCCTACATGCTGAACGCGCGTCGCGCTGCCGAGATGATGCAGGCAGACTTCGCCAAGATCGGCGTCAAGGTCGAGATCGTCACCTACGAGTGGGCCGAATATCTCGAGAAGTCCAAGGCGAAGGACCGCGACGGTGCGGTGATCCTCGGCTGGACGGGTGACAACGGCGACCCGGACAACTTCCTTGACACGCTGCTCGGCTGCGACGCCGTCGGCGGCAACAACCGCGCTCAGTGGTGCAACAAGGAGTTCGACGATCTGGTCACCAAGGCCAAGGAAGCGTCCGACGTCGCAGAGCGCACCAAGCTCTACGAAGAGGCGCAAGTCGTCTTCAAGCGCGAAGCGCCGTGGGCGACGCTCGACCACTCGCTCTCCATCGTCCCGATGCGCAAGAACGTCGAAGGCTTCGTCCAGAGCCCGCTCGGCGACTTTGCTTTCGACGGCGTTGATATTGTAGAGTAA
- a CDS encoding ABC transporter permease subunit, with protein MFRFLLGRLAVLVPTFIGVSIIAFSFIRLLPGDPVALLSGERVMSPERHAEISHQLGFDRPIVVQYLDYLWGVVRGDFGTSIVTKKPVIDQFMELFPATVELSLCAIIFAVVVGIPAGVIAAIKRGSILDQLIMGTALVGFSMPIFWWGLLLIIVVSGMLQWTPVSGRISLMFFFPSVTGFMLIDSLLSGQEGAFQSAFSHLILPTIVLGTIPLAVIARQTRSAMLEVLSEDYVRTARAKGLPTFRVVGIHALRNAMIPVVTTIGLQIGVMLAGAILTESIFSWPGIGKWMVDSVFRRDYAVIQGGLLIIAGVIMLVNLAVDMLYGLINPRIRH; from the coding sequence ATGTTTCGATTCTTGCTGGGGCGCTTGGCAGTGCTGGTCCCGACCTTCATCGGGGTGTCGATCATTGCCTTCTCCTTCATCCGCCTGCTTCCGGGCGATCCCGTGGCGCTGCTTTCCGGCGAACGGGTGATGTCGCCGGAGCGGCACGCCGAGATTTCTCACCAGCTCGGCTTCGACCGCCCTATCGTCGTGCAGTACCTGGATTATCTCTGGGGTGTCGTCCGCGGCGACTTCGGCACCTCGATCGTCACCAAGAAGCCGGTGATCGACCAATTCATGGAGCTCTTTCCCGCAACCGTCGAGCTGTCTCTGTGCGCCATCATCTTTGCCGTCGTCGTCGGTATCCCGGCCGGCGTGATTGCGGCGATCAAGCGCGGTTCCATCCTCGACCAGCTGATCATGGGCACGGCGCTCGTCGGCTTCTCGATGCCGATCTTCTGGTGGGGGCTGCTGCTGATCATCGTCGTCTCCGGCATGCTGCAATGGACGCCGGTGTCCGGGCGCATCTCGCTGATGTTCTTCTTTCCGTCGGTCACGGGCTTCATGCTGATCGACTCGCTCCTGTCGGGGCAGGAGGGGGCGTTCCAATCGGCCTTCAGTCATCTGATCTTGCCGACGATCGTGCTCGGCACCATTCCGCTCGCCGTCATCGCGCGGCAGACCCGTTCGGCGATGCTCGAAGTGCTCTCGGAGGATTATGTCCGCACCGCGCGCGCCAAGGGGCTTCCGACCTTTCGAGTGGTAGGCATCCATGCCTTGCGCAATGCGATGATCCCGGTCGTGACCACGATCGGCCTGCAGATCGGCGTGATGCTGGCGGGCGCAATTCTGACCGAATCGATCTTCTCCTGGCCGGGCATCGGCAAGTGGATGGTAGATTCGGTGTTCCGGCGCGATTACGCCGTCATCCAGGGCGGGCTGCTGATCATCGCCGGCGTCATCATGCTGGTAAACCTCGCCGTCGATATGCTCTACGGGTTGATCAACCCGCGCATCCGGCATTGA
- a CDS encoding ABC transporter permease subunit, producing the protein MTEVTATTAISTDPSRRARLAEFWYYFSENRGAVIGLFFFLFLVVLAICAPLVAPHDPTVQFRDAVLLPPFWQEGGRVEFLLGTDAVGRDMLSRLIYGTRFSLFVGVIVTTLSLSGGILVGVIAGYFRGWVDTVIMRIMDIILAFPSLLLALVLVAVLGPGLTNAMIAIAIVFQPHFVRLTRAAVMSEKTRDYVVAAKVAGAGHLRLMFRTILPNCMAPLIVQATLSFSSAILDAAALGFLGMGAQPPTPEWGTMLAEAREFILRAWWVVTLPGLAILLTVLAINLMGDGLRDALDPKLKRS; encoded by the coding sequence ATGACCGAAGTTACCGCAACAACCGCCATATCGACCGACCCGTCCCGCCGGGCGCGGCTCGCCGAATTCTGGTACTATTTCTCGGAGAACCGCGGCGCCGTCATCGGCCTCTTCTTCTTTCTTTTCCTGGTAGTGCTGGCGATTTGCGCTCCGCTGGTGGCACCGCATGATCCGACCGTCCAGTTCCGCGACGCGGTACTGCTGCCGCCCTTCTGGCAGGAGGGGGGGCGCGTCGAGTTCCTTCTCGGAACCGACGCCGTTGGACGCGACATGCTTTCGCGCCTCATCTACGGCACGCGCTTCTCGCTGTTCGTCGGCGTCATCGTGACCACATTGTCGCTGAGCGGCGGCATTCTGGTCGGCGTCATCGCCGGCTATTTCCGTGGATGGGTCGACACCGTCATCATGCGGATCATGGACATCATCCTGGCCTTCCCGTCGCTGCTCCTGGCGCTCGTCCTGGTGGCGGTACTGGGGCCGGGTCTCACCAATGCGATGATCGCCATCGCCATCGTCTTCCAGCCCCATTTCGTCCGGCTGACGCGCGCCGCGGTGATGTCGGAGAAGACCCGCGACTACGTCGTCGCCGCAAAGGTCGCCGGGGCGGGGCACCTGAGGCTGATGTTCAGGACCATCCTGCCGAATTGCATGGCACCGCTGATCGTTCAGGCGACGCTCTCCTTTTCGAGCGCGATCCTCGACGCAGCGGCGCTCGGCTTCCTCGGCATGGGCGCGCAGCCGCCGACGCCGGAATGGGGAACGATGCTTGCAGAAGCCCGCGAATTCATTCTGCGGGCCTGGTGGGTCGTGACGCTTCCGGGTCTCGCGATCCTCCTGACCGTTCTGGCAATCAACCTGATGGGCGATGGACTGCGTGATGCTCTCGACCCCAAGCTGAAGAGGTCCTGA
- a CDS encoding ABC transporter ATP-binding protein, with amino-acid sequence MALLEIENLVVEFQTATGPFRAVDGVSLKVHEGEVLAIVGESGSGKSVSMLAAMGLLPWTAKVTADKLAFNGRDLLKMPSAERRKIVGKDIAMIFQEPIASLNPCFTVGFQIEEVLRIHMGLDRTARRRRAIELFEAVGIPDPGERLGHFPHQMSGGQCQRVMIAIALACNPKLLIADEPTTALDVTIQKQILDLLMKLQQEYRMGLIMITHNMGVVAETADRVVVQYKGRKIEEADVLSLFESPKSNYTRALLAALPENATGDRLPTISELFNEQQTLEGAAR; translated from the coding sequence ATGGCGCTTCTTGAAATCGAAAATCTCGTCGTCGAATTCCAGACGGCTACCGGGCCGTTCCGAGCCGTCGACGGCGTTTCGCTCAAGGTTCATGAGGGCGAGGTCCTGGCGATTGTCGGGGAGTCCGGTTCGGGCAAGTCCGTGTCGATGCTCGCGGCGATGGGGCTTCTGCCCTGGACCGCGAAGGTGACGGCCGACAAGCTCGCCTTCAACGGGCGGGATCTCCTGAAAATGCCGTCGGCCGAGCGCCGCAAGATCGTCGGCAAGGACATCGCGATGATCTTCCAGGAGCCGATTGCGAGCCTCAATCCCTGCTTCACCGTCGGTTTCCAGATCGAGGAAGTGCTGCGCATCCATATGGGCCTCGACCGGACGGCGCGGCGCAGGCGCGCCATCGAGCTCTTCGAGGCCGTCGGCATTCCCGATCCGGGCGAGCGCCTCGGGCATTTTCCGCATCAGATGTCGGGCGGCCAGTGCCAGCGCGTGATGATCGCGATTGCCCTTGCCTGCAATCCGAAGCTCCTGATCGCCGATGAGCCGACGACGGCGCTCGACGTGACGATCCAGAAGCAGATCCTCGACCTGCTGATGAAACTGCAGCAGGAATACCGCATGGGCCTGATCATGATCACCCACAACATGGGTGTCGTCGCCGAAACGGCCGATCGCGTCGTCGTCCAGTACAAGGGTCGTAAGATCGAGGAGGCGGATGTGCTGTCGCTGTTCGAATCGCCGAAGAGCAATTACACGCGGGCGCTTCTCGCCGCCCTTCCGGAAAACGCGACGGGGGACCGGTTGCCGACGATTTCCGAACTTTTCAATGAGCAGCAGACGCTCGAGGGAGCCGCTCGATGA